In a single window of the Sphingosinicella microcystinivorans genome:
- the mutY gene encoding A/G-specific adenine glycosylase: protein MPAKEIAPKDIAAPLLAWYDRSHRRLPWRAPPGANAADPYRVWLSEIMLQQTTVAAVIPYFEAFTTRWPTVEALAAAGDGDVLAAWAGLGYYARARNLLACARAVASDHGGRFPASEAALLGLPGVGAYTAAAIAAIAFGARAVVVDGNVERVVARLFAVEDRLPAAKPRLRTLADTITPEARAGDFAQAMMDLGATICRPKSPDCLVCPVIDACDAARRGIADLLPKKAPKPARPVRYANVYVLRDGGEIMLVRRPPRGLLGGMLGLPMSEIADTPHPEGTHPGAPAAARWSRGARPVSHVFTHFELHLTVFWGDLSDITKPAGDWRAADESAARDLPTLFRKALDFTASVGQF, encoded by the coding sequence ATGCCCGCCAAGGAAATCGCCCCCAAGGACATCGCGGCGCCGCTGCTCGCATGGTACGACCGCTCGCACCGGCGCCTGCCGTGGCGCGCGCCGCCGGGCGCGAACGCGGCCGATCCTTACCGCGTCTGGCTTTCGGAGATCATGCTCCAGCAGACCACCGTCGCGGCCGTCATCCCCTACTTCGAGGCGTTCACCACGCGCTGGCCGACCGTCGAGGCGCTCGCCGCGGCCGGGGACGGAGACGTGCTCGCCGCGTGGGCGGGGCTCGGCTACTACGCCCGCGCCCGCAACCTCCTCGCCTGCGCGCGTGCGGTCGCAAGCGACCACGGCGGCCGGTTTCCCGCGTCCGAAGCGGCGCTTCTCGGCCTTCCCGGCGTCGGCGCCTACACGGCGGCGGCGATCGCGGCGATCGCGTTCGGCGCGCGCGCCGTCGTCGTCGACGGCAATGTCGAGCGCGTCGTCGCGCGGCTGTTCGCGGTCGAGGACCGCCTGCCCGCCGCGAAGCCGAGGCTGCGCACGCTCGCGGATACGATCACGCCCGAGGCGCGCGCCGGCGATTTCGCGCAGGCGATGATGGACCTCGGCGCCACGATCTGCCGCCCGAAGTCCCCGGATTGCCTCGTGTGCCCCGTGATCGACGCCTGCGACGCCGCGCGGCGCGGCATCGCCGACCTGCTCCCCAAAAAAGCCCCGAAGCCCGCGCGTCCGGTCCGCTACGCCAACGTCTACGTGCTGCGCGACGGCGGCGAGATCATGCTGGTGCGGCGGCCTCCGCGCGGCCTGCTCGGCGGGATGCTCGGCCTGCCGATGAGCGAGATCGCCGACACGCCGCATCCCGAAGGCACGCATCCCGGCGCGCCCGCCGCGGCGCGCTGGTCACGCGGCGCGAGGCCCGTGTCCCACGTTTTCACGCATTTCGAGTTGCATCTGACCGTGTTTTGGGGCGATCTGTCGGACATAACGAAACCGGCGGGGGATTGGCGTGCGGCGGACGAGTCCGCCGCGCGGGATTTGCCGACGCTGTTTCGTAAAGCATTGGACTTTACGGCCTC